The proteins below are encoded in one region of Canis lupus familiaris isolate Mischka breed German Shepherd chromosome 21, alternate assembly UU_Cfam_GSD_1.0, whole genome shotgun sequence:
- the MS4A1 gene encoding B-lymphocyte antigen CD20 (The RefSeq protein has 4 substitutions compared to this genomic sequence) yields the protein MTTPRNSMSGTLPVDPMKSPTAMYPVQKIIPKRMPSVVGPTQNFFMRESKTLGAVQIMNGLFHIALGSLLMIHTDVCAPICITMWYPLWGGIMFIISGSLLAAADKNPRKSLVKGKMIMNSLSLFAAISGIIFLIMDIFNITISHFFKMENLNLIKAPMPYVDIHNCDPANPSEKNSLSIQYCGSIRSVFLGVFAVMLIFAFFQKLVTAGIVENEWKKLCSKPKSDVVVLLAAEEKKEQPIETTEEMVELTEIASQPKKEEDIEIIPVQEEEGELEINFAEPPQEQESSPIENDSIP from the exons ATGACAACACCCAGAAATTCAATGAGTGGAACTCTCCCGGTAGATCCTATGAAAAGCCCTACTGCCATGTATCCTGTTCAAAAAATAATTCCCAAAAGGATGCCTTCAGTGGTGGGCCCTACACAAAACTTCTTCATGAGGGAATCTAAGACACTGGGG GCTGTCCAGATTATGAATGGGCTCTTCCACATTGCCCTAGGCAGCCTCCTGATGATTCACACGGATGTCTATGCGCCCATCTGTATAACTATGTGGTACCCTCTCTGGGGAGGCATTATG TTCATCATTTCTGGATCACTCCTGGCAGCAGCGGACAAAAACCCCAGGAAGAGTTTG gtcaaaggaaaaatgataatgAACTCATTGAGCCTCTTTGCTGCTAtttctggaataatttttttgATCATGGACATATTTAATATTaccatttcccatttttttaaaatggagaatttgAATCTTATTAAAGCTCCCATGCCATATGTTGACATACACAACTGTGACCCAGCTAACCCCTCTGAGAAAAACTCTTTATCTATACAATATTGTGGCAGCATACGATCTGTTTTCTTG GGCGTTTTTGCTGTGATGGTGATCTTTACCTTTTTCCAGAAACTTGTGACAGCTGGCATTGTTGAGAATGAATGGAAAAAACTGTGCTCTAAACCTAAATCT GATGTAGTTGTTCTGTTAgctgctgaagaaaaaaaagaacagccgATTGAAACAACAGAAGAAATGGTTGAGCTGACTGAAATAGCTTCCCaaccaaagaaagaagaagacatTGAAATTATTCCAgtccaagaagaagaagaggaactGGAAATAAACTTTGCAGAACCTCCCCAGGAGCAGGAATCTTCACCAATAGAAAACGACAGCATCCCTTAA